The following proteins come from a genomic window of Populus alba chromosome 12, ASM523922v2, whole genome shotgun sequence:
- the LOC118049046 gene encoding adagio protein 1 translates to MEWDSNSDLSGDEDEEGFMLNDGGGGLLPFPVENLLQTAPCGFVVTDALEPDHPLIYVNTVFEMATGYRAEEVLGRNCCFLQCRGPFAKRRHPLVDSTVVSEIRRCLDEGIEFQGELLNFRKDGSPLMNRLRLTPIYGDDETITHVIGIQFFTETNIDLGPVPGSFVKESAKLADRFRSGLSTFRPFPAGDRNVCRGICGILQLSDEVLYLKVLSRLTPRDIASISSVCRRLYALTKNEDLWRMVCQNAWGSETTSVLETVPGAKRLGWGRLARELTTLEAAAWRKLTVGGGVEPSRCNFSACAVGNRVVLFGGEGVDMQPMNDTFVLDLNSSSPEWQHVQVSSPPPGRWGHTLSCVNGSHLVVFGGCGRQGLLNDVFVLDLDAKPPTWREISGLAPPLPRSWHSSCTLDGTKLIVSGGCADSGVLLSDTFLLDLSMEKPIWREIPVAWTPPSRLGHTLSVYGGRKILMFGGLAKSGPLRFRSSDVFTMDLSEEEPCWRCVTGSGMPGAGNPGGIAPPPRLDHVAVSLPGGRILIFGGSVAGLHSASQLYLLDPSDEKPTWRILNVPGRPPRFAWGHSTCVVGGTRAIVLGGQTGEEWMLSELHELSLASSVI, encoded by the exons atggagtggGATAGCAATTCGGATCTGAGTGGAGATGAAGATGAGGAGGGATTCATGTTAAATGATGGAGGAGGAGGTCTTTTGCCTTTTCCTGTTGAGAATTTGCTGCAAACTGCTCCCTGTGGATTTGTTGTCACTGATGCTCTTGAACCTGACCATCCTCTTATTTATGTCAATACTGTTTTCGAGATGGCTACTGGCTATCGAGCTGAGGAAGTTCTTGGCCGTAATTG CTGTTTCTTGCAATGTAGAGGACCATTTGCTAAGCGAAGGCATCCATTGGTTGACTCCACAGTTGTTTCAGAAATAAGAAGATGCcttgatgagggcattgaattcCAAGGCGAGTTGTTAAACTTCAGAAAAGATGGATCTCCACTAATGAACAGGCTGCGACTTACTCCTATATATGGAGATGATGAAACGATTACTCATGTTATTGGAATCCAGTTCTTCACCGAAACTAATATTGATCTAGGTCCTGTTCCTGGCTCTTTTGTAAAGGAGTCTGCAAAATTGGCTGATAGGTTTCGTTCTGGTCTCTCCACCTTTCGTCCATTCCCAGCTGGGGACCGTAATGTTTGTCGTGGCATCTGTGGGATACTGCAATTGAGTGATGAGGTACTGTATCTCAAGGTACTTTCACGTTTGACTCCAAGAGATATTGCATCAATCAGTTCTGTCTGCAGACGACTCTATGCGCTGACGAAGAATGAGGATCTCTGGAGAATGGTCTGTCAGAATGCTTGGGGTAGTGAAACAACTAGTGTTCTAGAGACTGTACCTGGTGCAAAGAGACTTGGCTGGGGTCGGCTTGCAAGGGAATTGACAACTCTTGAAGCAGCTGCATGGAGAAAGCTAACTGTTGGAGGTGGTGTTGAACCCTCAAGGTGCAATTTCAGTGCTTGTGCAGTTGGTAATCGAGTTGTCCTTTTTGGTGGGGAGGGTGTTGACATGCAGCCAATGAATGATACGTTTGTCCTGGATCTGAACTCCAGTAGCCCAGAGTGGCAACATGTCCAAGTGAGCTCCCCTCCTCCTGGTCGGTGGGGACATACACTTTCTTGTGTTAACGGGTCTCATTTGGTGGTCTTTGGAGGCTGTGGAAGACAAGGTCTATTgaatgatgtctttgttttgGATTTGGACGCCAAGCCTCCAACTTGGCGTGAGATTTCTGGATTGGCCCCTCCACTTCCACGATCATGGCATAGCTCTTGCACCCTTGATGGCACTAAGTTGATTGTCTCTGGTGGGTGTGCAGATTCTGGAGTACTTCTTAGTGACACATTTCTGCTCGATCTGTCAATGGAGAAACCTATCTGGAGGGAGATACCAGTAGCATGGACCCCACCTTCTCGGCTTGGTCACACTCTCTCAGTTTATGGtggaagaaaaatattgatgtttggGGGTTTGGCTAAGAGTGGTCCCCTTCGTTTCCGCTCCAGCGATGTGTTTACCATGGATCTAAGTGAGGAGGAACCTTGTTGGAGATGTGTAACAGGGAGTGGAATGCCTGGTGCTGGAAACCCAGGGGGAATAGCTCCTCCACCCAGGCTTGATCATGTAGCCGTGAGCCTCCCGGGCGGAAGAATCCTGATCTTTGGTGGCTCTGTTGCTGGTCTTCACTCTGCCTCACAACTTTATCTTCTCGACCCTTCTGACGAGAAACCTACATGGAGGATTCTAAATGTACCCGGGCGACCTCCTAGATTTGCATGGGGACACAGTACCTGTGTTGTCGGAGGGACAAGGGCTATAGTCCTTGGTGGCCAAACTGGGGAGGAGTGGATGCTGAGTGAGCTCCATGAACTGTCCTTGGCTAGTTCAGTTATCTGA
- the LOC118049047 gene encoding uncharacterized protein, with the protein MESSLFANKPVYPIPVNRPPPLPNNPPLKFSSATLPPPPSPQSSFHFDSLLQHLLHLSSPPNHKLNKTQFPSLQISNDSSSHKQLYKNTSRKPISTSVSVLEFEVEKEEGLSENESLEFLSKRGKLLLNSIKEHPLGGLNAFFESCKFELFQVDLIGVLKALDLSGDSERAILLFEWLVLNLGTENVNLDNQAVELMARILGRESQHSIASKLFDVIPLDDYSLDVRAYTTILHSYSRCGKYERAVAIFEKMNESGLSPTLVTYNVMLDVYGKMGRSWNKILGLLDEMRSRGLVFDEFTCSTVISACGREGLLDEAKEFFVGLKSQGYAPGTVTYNALLQVFGKAGIYSEALSIMKEMEDNNCPPDAVTYNELVAAYVRAGFYEEGAALIDTMTENGIKPNAVTYTTMINAYGRASQVDKALSLYDQMKESGCAPNVCTYNAILGMLGKKSQSEEMMKILCDMKVNGCAPNRITWNTMLSMCGNKGMHKHVKRVFQEMKSCGFEPDRDTFNTLITASGRCGSDIDAEKIYDEMLEAGFTPSVATYNALLNALARRGDWRTAESVIKDMKNKGFKPSETSYSLILNSYAKGGYVKGINRIEKDIYDGHIFPSWMLLRTLILANFKCRALAGMERAFQALQKHGYKPDLVVFNSMLSMFSRKNMHDRAHEIMHLIQECGLQPDLVTYNSLMDLYARGGECWKAEEILRELQNSGGKSDLISYNTVIKGFCRQGLMHEALRTLSEMISRGIRPCIVTYNTFVGGYAAKGMFAEIDEVLSYMTKHDCRPNELTYKIVVDGYCKAKKFKEAMDFVSTITDIDDSFDYQSMRRLASRVRENMQS; encoded by the coding sequence ATGGAAAGCAGTCTGTTTGCAAACAAACCAGTGTATCCTATCCCAGTAAACAGGCCACCACCATTACCCAATAACCCACCATTAAAATTCAGCTCTGCTACACTGCCACCTCCTCCTTCTCCTCAATCCTCTTTTCATTTTGACTCTCTCCTCCAACACCTCCTCCACCTCTCTTCCCCACCCAAtcacaaattaaacaaaacccAATTCCCTTCTCTTCAAATTTCTAATGATTCTTCTAGTCACAAACAGCTTTATAAGAACACAAGTAGAAAGCCCATTTCGACTTCAGTTTCAGTTCTTGAGTTTGAAGTTGAGAAAGAAGAGGGTTTATCTGAAAATGAGTCACTTGAATTTTTGTCGAAAAGGGGTAAGTTGCTGCTTAATTCAATAAAGGAACATCCTTTGGGTGGTTTGAATGCTTTCTTTGAGTCTTGCAAGTTCGAGTTGTTTCAAGTTGATTTGATTGGTGTCTTGAAAGCACTAGACCTTTCTGGCGATAGTGAAAGAGCCATTTTGTTGTTTGAATGGCTGGTATTGAATCTAGGCACTGAAAATGTGAATTTAGATAATCAGGCTGTTGAATTAATGGCTAGGATTCTTGGTAGGGAGTCACAACATTCTATTGCATCAAAACTTTTTGATGTGATTCCCCTTGATGATTACTCGCTTGATGTTCGAGCATACACAACCATTCTGCACTCATATTCGCGATGTGGCAAGTATGAGAGGGCTGTTGCTATTTTTGAGAAAATGAACGAGTCAGGCTTGTCGCCAACTTTGGTCACTTACAATGTCATGCTTGATGTTTATGGGAAGATGGGTCGGTCTTGGAATAAGATTTTAGGTCTCTTAGATGAGATGAGAAGTAGAGGACTTGTTTTTGATGAGTTTACTTGCAGTACTGTTATATCTGCTTGTGGGAGGGAGGGCTTGTTAGATGAAGCAAAAGAGTTCTTTGTTGGATTGAAGTCTCAGGGATATGCTCCAGGAACTGTTACTTATAATGCTCTACTGCAAGTATTTGGGAAGGCGGGGATTTATTCAGAGGCTTTGAGCATCATGAAAGAAATGGAAGATAATAATTGTCCACCTGATGCTGTGACATATAATGAGCTTGTGGCGGCTTATGTGAGAGCAGGATTCTACGAGGAAGGAGCAGCTTTAATAGACACAATGACTGAAAATGGGATTAAACCAAATGCTGTTACATATACCACCATGATAAATGCTTATGGCAGAGCATCACAAGTGGACAAAGCTCTAAGTTTGTATGACCAGATGAAGGAGTCCGGCTGTGCTCCTAATGTGTGCACTTACAATGCTATCCTTGGGATGCTAGGGAAGAAGTCACAATCAGAGGAAATGATGAAGATACTTTGTGATATGAAAGTAAATGGATGTGCTCCTAATCGTATAACATGGAACACAATGCTTTCCATGTGTGGTAATAAGGGTATGCACAAACACGTAAAAAGGGTTTTTCAGGAAATGAAAAGTTGTGGTTTTGAGCCTGATAGAGATACATTCAATACTTTGATTACTGCATCTGGCCGTTGTGGTTCAGATATTGACGCAGAAAAAATTTACGATGAAATGCTTGAAGCGGGATTTACTCCCTCTGTTGCCACCTACAATGCTCTTCTGAATGCTCTGGCTCGACGAGGGGACTGGAGAACAGCGGAATCAGTCATCAAAGACATGAAGAATAAGGGCTTCAAACCCAGTGAAACCTCATACTCATTAATTCTCAATTCTTATGCAAAGGGAGGGTATGTGAAAGGAATAAATAGGATTGAAAAGGATATTTATGATGGTCATATCTTTCCCAGTTGGATGCTTTTGAGAACCCTTATTCTTGCAAACTTCAAGTGTAGAGCACTAGCGGGTATGGAAAGGGCTTTTCAAGCATTGCAAAAGCATGGATACAAACCAGATTTAGTTGTCTTCAACTCAATGCTTTCTATGTTTTCCAGGAAAAACATGCATGACCGAGCCCATGAAATAATGCATTTGATTCAAGAGTGTGGACTGCAGCCAGATCTTGTTACTTACAATAGCTTAATGGACCTGTATGCCAGAGGAGGAGAGTGCTGGAAAGCAGAAGAGATTCTGAGGGAGCTACAAAACTCTGGTGGCAAATCTGACCTTATTTCTTATAACACTGTCATTAAAGGCTTTTGTAGACAAGGACTCATGCATGAAGCCCTAAGAACTCTATCCGAGATGATATCTAGAGGAATTCGACCCTGTATAGTTACATACAATACTTTTGTTGGTGGCTATGCAGCAAAGGGAATGTTTGCAGAAATAGATGAAGTGCTTAGCTACATGACTAAGCACGATTGCAGGCCAAATGAGCTAACCTACAAAATTGTCGTGGATGGTTATTGTAAAGCAAAGAAATTCAAAGAAGCCATGGATTTTGTATCAACTATTACGGATATTGATGATTCTTTTGATTATCAGTCCATGCGAAGGCTAGCTTCTCGTGTTCGGGAGAATATGCAGTCATGA